In Coregonus clupeaformis isolate EN_2021a chromosome 7, ASM2061545v1, whole genome shotgun sequence, one genomic interval encodes:
- the LOC121569033 gene encoding ran GTPase-activating protein 1 isoform X1, producing the protein MATDVVAQLADSLAKTQVTEGELSYKGQGRKFDNAQSVEEMVKEIQEFKGLQALRLEGNTYGVEAAQAIAKALETKSEFKYCYWSDMFTGRLRSEIPPALNSLGAALMTAGARLTLLDLSDNAFGPDGVKGIEKLLKSTACHTLQELRLNNCGMGIGGGKILAAALTECYKQSSAQGTPLGLKVFIAGRNRLENDGATALAQAFQLMGSLEEVHVPQNGINHHGVTALATAMQHNPQLRVLNLNDNTFTKKGAIAMAQALKHLRSVQVINFGDCLVRSEGAIAIAEAVTEGLPILKELNLSFGEITGEAALLVAQSVEGKATLEKLDLNGNCLGEECCDALRAVMDGLNMGDLLGSLSDDEGEPEDEEEEEDDYEEDDDEDEEEEEEDSSVNQVSSPPSVPQPPDAASFLCFPSPDKLLKLGTKRALLFEQQVDVADAGKTAEAFLKISSVYKEEDEEVKSAVLDSIDAILRKAFASPSFQGYNFVSSLLVMLGLLKSEDKVRPVRVVPGHLQALEYAVRQDYFPQEHIAVLEAFMSRHIQALESCSSARNILKSTLEQVRPES; encoded by the exons ATGGCGACTGATGTTGTTGCACAGTTGGCCGATTCTCTGGCCAAAACTCAGGTGACTGAGGGAGAGTTGAGCTATAAGGGCCAAGGACGCAAATTCGACAATGCACAATCTG TGGAAGAGATGGTGAAAGAGATCCAGGAGTTCAAGGGGTTGCAAGCGCTCAGGCTGGAGGGGAACACTTATGGGGTGGAGGCAGCACAGGCCATCGCTAAAGCCCTGGAGACAAAGAGTGAATTTAAG tactGTTACTGGAGTGACATGTTTACTGGGCGACTGCGTTCTGAGATCCCTCCagccctg AACTCCCTGGGTGCGGCCCTGATGACAGCAGGCGCCAGACTGACCTTGCTGGACCTCAGTGACAACGCCTTTGGACCAGACGGGGTGAAGGGCATCGAGAAGTTGCTCAAGAGCACTGCCTGTCACACGCTGCAGGAACTGCGGCTCAACAACTGCGGCATGGGCATTGGTGGAGGCAAG ATCTTAGCTGCAGCGTTGACGGAGTGCTATAAGCAGTCCAGTGCACAGGGCACCCCCCTTGGGCTGAAGGTGTTCATCGCAGGCAGGAACCGTCTGGAGAATGATGGGGCCACTGCCCTCGCCCAGGCCTTCCAG CTGATGGGTAGTCTGGAGGAGGTGCACGTGCCCCAGAATGGGATCAATCACCATGGGGTGACTGCTCTGGCCACTGCCATGCAACACAACCCCCAGCTCCGGGTCCTCAACCTCAACGACAACACCTTCACCAAGAAAGGAGCTATCGCCATGGCACAG GCTCTGAAACATTTGCGTAGTGTCCAGGTGATAAACTTTGGAGACTGTCTGGTGCGTTCCGAGGGGGCTATAGCCATCGCAGAGGCAGTCACTGAGGGGCTTCCCATCCTCAAG GAGCTGAATCTGTCATTCGGGGAGATTACAGGAGAAGCTGCACTGCTGGTGGCACAATCAGTCGAGGGCAAAGCCACACTGGAGAAACTGGACCTAAATG GTAACTGCCTGGGGGAGGAGTGCTGTGATGCCCTCAGAGCGGTAATGGATGGCCTGAACATGGGAGACCTGCTGGGATCACTCAG CGATGATGAAGGGGAGcctgaggatgaggaggaggaagaggatgactatgaggaggatgatgatgaagatgaggaggaggaggaggaggacagcagTGTGAATCAGGTGTCCTCCCCTCCGTCAGTGCCCCAACCCCCAgatgccgcctccttcctctgcttcCCCTCCCCAGACAAGCTGCTCAAACTGGGCACCAAGAGGGCCCTGCTCTTCGAACAGCAG GTAGATGTGGCTGATGCTGGTAAGACAGCGGAGGCTTTCCTGAAGATCTCCTCTGTGTAcaaggaggaagatgaagaggtTAAGAGTGCTGTCCTGGACAGTATTG ACGCAATTCTCAGGAAAGCCTTCGCCAGCCCCTCCTTCCAAGGTTACAACTTTGTATCATCGCTGTTAGTAATGCTGGGACTCCTCAAG AGTGAGGACAAGGTGAGGCCGGTGCGTGTGGTGCCTGGTCATTTGCAGGCGCTGGAGTACGCCGTACGTCAGGACTACTTCCCCCAGGAGCACATCGCTGTGCTGGAGGCCTTCATGTCCCG ACACATCCAGGCCCTGGAGTCGTGCAGCAGCGCCAGGAACATCCTCAAGTCCACGCTGGAGCAGGTCAGGCCTGAGAGCTGA
- the LOC121569033 gene encoding ran GTPase-activating protein 1 isoform X2, with translation MATDVVAQLADSLAKTQVTEGELSYKGQGRKFDNAQSVEEMVKEIQEFKGLQALRLEGNTYGVEAAQAIAKALETKSEFKYCYWSDMFTGRLRSEIPPALNSLGAALMTAGARLTLLDLSDNAFGPDGVKGIEKLLKSTACHTLQELRLNNCGMGIGGGKILAAALTECYKQSSAQGTPLGLKVFIAGRNRLENDGATALAQAFQLMGSLEEVHVPQNGINHHGVTALATAMQHNPQLRVLNLNDNTFTKKGAIAMAQALKHLRSVQVINFGDCLVRSEGAIAIAEAVTEGLPILKELNLSFGEITGEAALLVAQSVEGKATLEKLDLNGNCLGEECCDALRAVMDGLNMGDLLGSLSDDEGEPEDEEEEEDDYEEDDDEDEEEEEEDSSVNQVSSPPSVPQPPDAASFLCFPSPDKLLKLGTKRALLFEQQVDVADAGKTAEAFLKISSVYKEEDEEVKSAVLDSIDAILRKAFASPSFQGYNFVSSLLVMLGLLKSEDKVRPVRVVPGHLQALEYAVRQDYFPQEHIAVLEAFMSR, from the exons ATGGCGACTGATGTTGTTGCACAGTTGGCCGATTCTCTGGCCAAAACTCAGGTGACTGAGGGAGAGTTGAGCTATAAGGGCCAAGGACGCAAATTCGACAATGCACAATCTG TGGAAGAGATGGTGAAAGAGATCCAGGAGTTCAAGGGGTTGCAAGCGCTCAGGCTGGAGGGGAACACTTATGGGGTGGAGGCAGCACAGGCCATCGCTAAAGCCCTGGAGACAAAGAGTGAATTTAAG tactGTTACTGGAGTGACATGTTTACTGGGCGACTGCGTTCTGAGATCCCTCCagccctg AACTCCCTGGGTGCGGCCCTGATGACAGCAGGCGCCAGACTGACCTTGCTGGACCTCAGTGACAACGCCTTTGGACCAGACGGGGTGAAGGGCATCGAGAAGTTGCTCAAGAGCACTGCCTGTCACACGCTGCAGGAACTGCGGCTCAACAACTGCGGCATGGGCATTGGTGGAGGCAAG ATCTTAGCTGCAGCGTTGACGGAGTGCTATAAGCAGTCCAGTGCACAGGGCACCCCCCTTGGGCTGAAGGTGTTCATCGCAGGCAGGAACCGTCTGGAGAATGATGGGGCCACTGCCCTCGCCCAGGCCTTCCAG CTGATGGGTAGTCTGGAGGAGGTGCACGTGCCCCAGAATGGGATCAATCACCATGGGGTGACTGCTCTGGCCACTGCCATGCAACACAACCCCCAGCTCCGGGTCCTCAACCTCAACGACAACACCTTCACCAAGAAAGGAGCTATCGCCATGGCACAG GCTCTGAAACATTTGCGTAGTGTCCAGGTGATAAACTTTGGAGACTGTCTGGTGCGTTCCGAGGGGGCTATAGCCATCGCAGAGGCAGTCACTGAGGGGCTTCCCATCCTCAAG GAGCTGAATCTGTCATTCGGGGAGATTACAGGAGAAGCTGCACTGCTGGTGGCACAATCAGTCGAGGGCAAAGCCACACTGGAGAAACTGGACCTAAATG GTAACTGCCTGGGGGAGGAGTGCTGTGATGCCCTCAGAGCGGTAATGGATGGCCTGAACATGGGAGACCTGCTGGGATCACTCAG CGATGATGAAGGGGAGcctgaggatgaggaggaggaagaggatgactatgaggaggatgatgatgaagatgaggaggaggaggaggaggacagcagTGTGAATCAGGTGTCCTCCCCTCCGTCAGTGCCCCAACCCCCAgatgccgcctccttcctctgcttcCCCTCCCCAGACAAGCTGCTCAAACTGGGCACCAAGAGGGCCCTGCTCTTCGAACAGCAG GTAGATGTGGCTGATGCTGGTAAGACAGCGGAGGCTTTCCTGAAGATCTCCTCTGTGTAcaaggaggaagatgaagaggtTAAGAGTGCTGTCCTGGACAGTATTG ACGCAATTCTCAGGAAAGCCTTCGCCAGCCCCTCCTTCCAAGGTTACAACTTTGTATCATCGCTGTTAGTAATGCTGGGACTCCTCAAG AGTGAGGACAAGGTGAGGCCGGTGCGTGTGGTGCCTGGTCATTTGCAGGCGCTGGAGTACGCCGTACGTCAGGACTACTTCCCCCAGGAGCACATCGCTGTGCTGGAGGCCTTCATGTCCCGGTAA
- the LOC121569031 gene encoding zinc finger CCCH domain-containing protein 7B-like isoform X1: MDLDRQKCREGIQNALGFIRSSLPYPEPEGYKVFLTQLVCNLLDEGNAMFREGEWQQAIKDFSEGVNVAHYAQAESLEIPSALMESLYVNRAAAYHSMGQYEQGVQDCDSALALCKDSCRALYRKALCLKELGRFREAYNCSTGCLLTTPNDKHVYELAQELANKLGLKIRKAYISTQKESATSEQSNGNTVPFAGEMYGSGLDSLSDISSVGFSYKPVSAAIPVSDESSPPPSGPLVYSKLLGRSVQGPRGLPFSVPESEHLGDSELMGDDLDSLLDCLHDEPEIPPQRDFPTFLPSSGCVPIQLPFPSGLPAPSPRLPPAFFNSAISQLNSLDTFPGIGGRDALGALDSLDGLDALDSLDALNNLDNLSGLGGGDAPAPTTALDSLDALDSFSPLGGAIAAKPVVVGGGGLDSLSEFNQPGARISHNILSATRSPKKSNHTVVKNGQVSSKLSLLTKNTVAATHDFKQACATCYSWIGPGVLDYLHQAELAHRCKRDICLCRIRASGHPVWNRVRPRPTNNFTGPFMLCKEVLETQKCKYREGCTFAYCQEEVDVWTLERKGALNRELLFDPQSPNNDRPTLGITCLLQLHNGMFMYLCEECYDSKPRIISKRSKEVPSICSNLSARHPFDKKKCLVHAVRSSNVHYTKIRPLYTQCQLDVCRHARRYGCQREDSCSFAHSVIELKCWMLQQDSGITHEEIVQESKRHWHKQEQNTHKPKPVYMPPPSSSPSGGGDTCRGGGGGYSLNLKRKFVCGQCWRDGLVSEPDKALKYCTAKARHSWTKERRVLLVKSFEGKKWVMVRTLPFAKTYPQQYDICAHVVKQKKCHYIGNCAFAHSEEEKQVWTYMKNNGLKDMQQLYDMWLTMTNQNRQPDDPLTTQPMEEKQIAMPTDYAEPMSGFHCRLCGKHSNSERQWQQHISSEKHKDRVFSCEGEDESLTWTYRFPGLRLALCPRLESGCPEGVSCDYAHSDEELVEWQERREFLRQKLAKAREDMLIMPDEFDFGKYNFLLQD, encoded by the exons ATGGACTTGGACCGTCAGAAGTGTCGGGAGGGCATACAGAACGCCCTGGGATTCATACG GTCTTCCTTGCCTTATCCAGAGCCTGAAGGCTATAAG gTGTTTCTGACCCAGTTGGTGTGTAACCTGCTGGATGAGGGGAATGCAATGTTCAGGGAGGGTGAGTGGCAGCAGGCCATAAAGGACTTCAGTGAGGGTGTTAATGTGGCCCACTATGCCCAGGCTGAGTCTCTGGAAATCCCCTCAGCCCTGATGGAGAGTCTGTATGTCAACAGGGCTGCAGCCTACCACAGCATG gGGCAGTATGAGCAGGGTGTGCAGGACTGTGACAGTGCCCTGGCGCTGTGCAAAGACAGTTGCAGGGCACTCTACAGGAAGGCTCTATGCCTGAAGGAGCTGGGCCGTTTCAGAGAGGCCTACAACTGCAGCACGGGCTGCCTGCTCACTACACCGAAC GACAAACATGTGTACGAGTTGGCACAGGAGTTAGCTAACAAACTGGGCCTGAAGATACGCAAAGCCTACATTAGCACACAG AAGGAGTCGGCCACATCTGAGCAAAGTAATGGGAACACAGTTCCTTTTGCAGGGGAG ATGTATGGCAGTGGTCTGGATTCCTTAAGTGACATCTCATCAG TTGGCTTCTCCTACAAGCCTGTATCTGCCGCTATCCCAGTTAGTGATgaatcctctccccctccctctggtcctctggtctaCTCCAAACTTCTGGGTAGATCTGTCCAAGGCCCCCGGGGGTTGCCCTTCTCGGTGCCTGAGTCAGAGCACCTGGGTGACAGTGAGCTGATGGGAGATGATCTAGACAGCCTGCTGGACTGTCTCCATGACGAACCAGAG ATTCCCCCTCAACGTGACTTTCCCACCTTCCTCCCCAGCTCAGGCTGTGTCCCCATCCAGCTCCCGTTTCCCTCAGGCCTGCCTGCCCCCTCACCCCGGCTCCCCCCAGCCTTCTTCAACTCAGCCATCAGCCAGCTCAACTCTCTGGACACCTTCCCAGGCATTGGTGGGCGGGATGCCCTGGGTGCGCTGGACTCTTTAGATGGCCTGGATGCACTAGACTCCCTAGATGCCTTAAACAACCTGGACAACCTTTCAGGCCTTGGTGGTGGGGATGCCCCGGCTCCCACAACAGCACTCGATTCACTTGATGCCCTGGACAGTTTCTCCCCACTTGGGGGCGCAATAGCAGCCAAACCAGTagtggtggggggaggggggctggACTCCCTCTCTGAGTTCAACCAGCCTG GTGCAAGAATCTCCCACAATATTCTCTCTGCAACACGTTCACCCAAGAAGTCCAACCACACA GTGGTAAAGAATGGCCAGGTCTCCTCCAAGCTCTCTCTGCTGACCAAGAACACCGTAGCAGCCACCCATGACTTCAAGCAGGCCTGTGCCACGTGCTACAGCTGGATAG GTCCAGGGGTCCTGGACTACCTGCACCAGGCAGAATTGGCCCACCGTTGTAAGCGGGACATTTGTCTGTGCAGGATCAGGGCTTCAGGGCACCCAGTCTGGAACAGGGTGCGACCCCGCCCCACCAACAACTTTACTGGGCCGTTTATGCTCTGCAAGG AGGTGCTGGAGACTCAGAAGTGTAAGTACAGGGAGGGATGTACATTTGCCTACTGCCAGGAGGAGGTAGATGTGTGGACCCTGGAGAGGAAGGGAGCCCTGAACAGAGAGCTGCTGTTTGACCCGCAGAGCCCCAACAATGACAGGCCCACACTCGGCATCACATGCCTGCTGCAGCTCCACAACGGCATGTTCATGTACCTCTGTGAG gaGTGCTATGACAGTAAGCCCAGGATCATCAGTAAGCGCAGTAAGGAGGTGCCGTCCATCTGCTCCAACCTCTCCGCCCGACACCCATTCGACAAAAAGAA GTGCCTGGTGCATGCTGTGAGGTCCAGCAACGTGCACTACACTAAGATCCGCCCACTGTATACCCAGTGCCAGTTGGACGTGTGCCGCCATGCCCGGCGCTACGGCTGCCAGCGAGAGGACAGCTGCTCCTTTGCCCACTCTGTCATAGAGCTCAAGTGCTGGATGCTGCAGCAAGACTCCG GCATCACTCATGAAGAAATTGTGCAGGAATCCAAGCGACACTGGCATAAACAGGAGcagaacacacacaaacccaaG CCTGTGTACATGCCACCACCATCTTCATCCCCAAGTGGTGGTGGGGACACCTgtagaggtgggggaggaggcTATAGCTTGAACCTGAAGAGGAAGTTTGTATGTGGTCAGTGCTGGAGGGACGGGCTGGTCAGCGAGCCGGACAAAGCGCTTAAATACTGTACAGCCAAGGCCAGGCACAG ttgGACGAAGGAGCGTCGGGTGCTGTTGGTGAAGTCCTTTGAAGGAAAGAAGTGGGTGATGGTGCGGACGTTGCCTTTCGCCAAGACCTACCCCCAGCAGTATGAT ATATGTGCCCACGTGGTGAAGCAGAAGAAGTGCCACTACATTGGGAACTGTGCCTTCGCCCACAGTGAAGAGGAGAAGCAAGTGTGGACCTATATGAAGAACAATGGCT TGAAGGATATGCAGCAGTTGTACGACATGTGGCTTACAATGACGAATCAAAACCGTCAGCCGGATGACCCCCTGACCACCCAACCCATGGAGGAGAAGCAAATCGCCATGCCAACCGACTATGCCGAGCCAATG AGCGGCTTCCACTGTCGTCTGTGTGGGAAGCATAGTAACAGCGAGCGCCAGTGGCAGCAGCACATCTCCTCAGAGAAACACAAGGACCGTGTATTCAGCTGCGAGGGAGAGGACGAGAGCCTGACCTGGACATACCGCTTCCCCGGACTCCGCCTCGCCCTTTGCCCCAG GCTGGAGAGTGGCTGTCCCGAGGGGGTGAGTTGTGACTACGCCCACAGTGATGAGGAGCTGGTGGAATGGCAGGAGAGGCGGGAATTCCTGCGGCAGAAGCTGGCCAAGGCCCGTGAAGACATGCTCATCATGCCAGACGAGTTTGACTTTGGGAAGTACAACTTTCTCCTGCAGGACTGA
- the LOC121569031 gene encoding zinc finger CCCH domain-containing protein 7B-like isoform X2, translated as MDLDRQKCREGIQNALGFIRSSLPYPEPEGYKVFLTQLVCNLLDEGNAMFREGEWQQAIKDFSEGVNVAHYAQAESLEIPSALMESLYVNRAAAYHSMGQYEQGVQDCDSALALCKDSCRALYRKALCLKELGRFREAYNCSTGCLLTTPNDKHVYELAQELANKLGLKIRKAYISTQKESATSEQSNGNTVPFAGEMYGSGLDSLSDISSVGFSYKPVSAAIPVSDESSPPPSGPLVYSKLLGRSVQGPRGLPFSVPESEHLGDSELMGDDLDSLLDCLHDEPEIPPQRDFPTFLPSSGCVPIQLPFPSGLPAPSPRLPPAFFNSAISQLNSLDTFPGIGGRDALGALDSLDGLDALDSLDALNNLDNLSGLGGGDAPAPTTALDSLDALDSFSPLGGAIAAKPVVVGGGGLDSLSEFNQPGARISHNILSATRSPKKSNHTVVKNGQVSSKLSLLTKNTVAATHDFKQACATCYSWIGPGVLDYLHQAELAHRCKRDICLCRIRASGHPVWNRVRPRPTNNFTGPFMLCKEVLETQKCKYREGCTFAYCQEEVDVWTLERKGALNRELLFDPQSPNNDRPTLGITCLLQLHNGMFMYLCEECYDSKPRIISKRSKEVPSICSNLSARHPFDKKKCLVHAVRSSNVHYTKIRPLYTQCQLDVCRHARRYGCQREDSCSFAHSVIELKCWMLQQDSGITHEEIVQESKRHWHKQEQNTHKPKPVYMPPPSSSPSGGGDTCRGGGGGYSLNLKRKFVCGQCWRDGLVSEPDKALKYCTAKARHSWTKERRVLLVKSFEGKKWVMVRTLPFAKTYPQQYDICAHVVKQKKCHYIGNCAFAHSEEEKQVWTYMKNNGLKDMQQLYDMWLTMTNQNRQPDDPLTTQPMEEKQIAMPTDYAEPMSGFHCRLCGKHSNSERQWQQHISSEKHKDRVFSCEGEDESLTWTYRFPGLRLALCPR; from the exons ATGGACTTGGACCGTCAGAAGTGTCGGGAGGGCATACAGAACGCCCTGGGATTCATACG GTCTTCCTTGCCTTATCCAGAGCCTGAAGGCTATAAG gTGTTTCTGACCCAGTTGGTGTGTAACCTGCTGGATGAGGGGAATGCAATGTTCAGGGAGGGTGAGTGGCAGCAGGCCATAAAGGACTTCAGTGAGGGTGTTAATGTGGCCCACTATGCCCAGGCTGAGTCTCTGGAAATCCCCTCAGCCCTGATGGAGAGTCTGTATGTCAACAGGGCTGCAGCCTACCACAGCATG gGGCAGTATGAGCAGGGTGTGCAGGACTGTGACAGTGCCCTGGCGCTGTGCAAAGACAGTTGCAGGGCACTCTACAGGAAGGCTCTATGCCTGAAGGAGCTGGGCCGTTTCAGAGAGGCCTACAACTGCAGCACGGGCTGCCTGCTCACTACACCGAAC GACAAACATGTGTACGAGTTGGCACAGGAGTTAGCTAACAAACTGGGCCTGAAGATACGCAAAGCCTACATTAGCACACAG AAGGAGTCGGCCACATCTGAGCAAAGTAATGGGAACACAGTTCCTTTTGCAGGGGAG ATGTATGGCAGTGGTCTGGATTCCTTAAGTGACATCTCATCAG TTGGCTTCTCCTACAAGCCTGTATCTGCCGCTATCCCAGTTAGTGATgaatcctctccccctccctctggtcctctggtctaCTCCAAACTTCTGGGTAGATCTGTCCAAGGCCCCCGGGGGTTGCCCTTCTCGGTGCCTGAGTCAGAGCACCTGGGTGACAGTGAGCTGATGGGAGATGATCTAGACAGCCTGCTGGACTGTCTCCATGACGAACCAGAG ATTCCCCCTCAACGTGACTTTCCCACCTTCCTCCCCAGCTCAGGCTGTGTCCCCATCCAGCTCCCGTTTCCCTCAGGCCTGCCTGCCCCCTCACCCCGGCTCCCCCCAGCCTTCTTCAACTCAGCCATCAGCCAGCTCAACTCTCTGGACACCTTCCCAGGCATTGGTGGGCGGGATGCCCTGGGTGCGCTGGACTCTTTAGATGGCCTGGATGCACTAGACTCCCTAGATGCCTTAAACAACCTGGACAACCTTTCAGGCCTTGGTGGTGGGGATGCCCCGGCTCCCACAACAGCACTCGATTCACTTGATGCCCTGGACAGTTTCTCCCCACTTGGGGGCGCAATAGCAGCCAAACCAGTagtggtggggggaggggggctggACTCCCTCTCTGAGTTCAACCAGCCTG GTGCAAGAATCTCCCACAATATTCTCTCTGCAACACGTTCACCCAAGAAGTCCAACCACACA GTGGTAAAGAATGGCCAGGTCTCCTCCAAGCTCTCTCTGCTGACCAAGAACACCGTAGCAGCCACCCATGACTTCAAGCAGGCCTGTGCCACGTGCTACAGCTGGATAG GTCCAGGGGTCCTGGACTACCTGCACCAGGCAGAATTGGCCCACCGTTGTAAGCGGGACATTTGTCTGTGCAGGATCAGGGCTTCAGGGCACCCAGTCTGGAACAGGGTGCGACCCCGCCCCACCAACAACTTTACTGGGCCGTTTATGCTCTGCAAGG AGGTGCTGGAGACTCAGAAGTGTAAGTACAGGGAGGGATGTACATTTGCCTACTGCCAGGAGGAGGTAGATGTGTGGACCCTGGAGAGGAAGGGAGCCCTGAACAGAGAGCTGCTGTTTGACCCGCAGAGCCCCAACAATGACAGGCCCACACTCGGCATCACATGCCTGCTGCAGCTCCACAACGGCATGTTCATGTACCTCTGTGAG gaGTGCTATGACAGTAAGCCCAGGATCATCAGTAAGCGCAGTAAGGAGGTGCCGTCCATCTGCTCCAACCTCTCCGCCCGACACCCATTCGACAAAAAGAA GTGCCTGGTGCATGCTGTGAGGTCCAGCAACGTGCACTACACTAAGATCCGCCCACTGTATACCCAGTGCCAGTTGGACGTGTGCCGCCATGCCCGGCGCTACGGCTGCCAGCGAGAGGACAGCTGCTCCTTTGCCCACTCTGTCATAGAGCTCAAGTGCTGGATGCTGCAGCAAGACTCCG GCATCACTCATGAAGAAATTGTGCAGGAATCCAAGCGACACTGGCATAAACAGGAGcagaacacacacaaacccaaG CCTGTGTACATGCCACCACCATCTTCATCCCCAAGTGGTGGTGGGGACACCTgtagaggtgggggaggaggcTATAGCTTGAACCTGAAGAGGAAGTTTGTATGTGGTCAGTGCTGGAGGGACGGGCTGGTCAGCGAGCCGGACAAAGCGCTTAAATACTGTACAGCCAAGGCCAGGCACAG ttgGACGAAGGAGCGTCGGGTGCTGTTGGTGAAGTCCTTTGAAGGAAAGAAGTGGGTGATGGTGCGGACGTTGCCTTTCGCCAAGACCTACCCCCAGCAGTATGAT ATATGTGCCCACGTGGTGAAGCAGAAGAAGTGCCACTACATTGGGAACTGTGCCTTCGCCCACAGTGAAGAGGAGAAGCAAGTGTGGACCTATATGAAGAACAATGGCT TGAAGGATATGCAGCAGTTGTACGACATGTGGCTTACAATGACGAATCAAAACCGTCAGCCGGATGACCCCCTGACCACCCAACCCATGGAGGAGAAGCAAATCGCCATGCCAACCGACTATGCCGAGCCAATG AGCGGCTTCCACTGTCGTCTGTGTGGGAAGCATAGTAACAGCGAGCGCCAGTGGCAGCAGCACATCTCCTCAGAGAAACACAAGGACCGTGTATTCAGCTGCGAGGGAGAGGACGAGAGCCTGACCTGGACATACCGCTTCCCCGGACTCCGCCTCGCCCTTTGCCCCAG ATGA